Proteins encoded together in one Diabrotica undecimpunctata isolate CICGRU chromosome 3, icDiaUnde3, whole genome shotgun sequence window:
- the TwdlT gene encoding uncharacterized protein TwdlT has protein sequence MRPFVLLSTLMALASARPEAGYSYSPPSGSYGAPSGGGGGFGGGIGGGHGGGGISGGSGFGGGGGFGGGGHGGGGIGGGGIGGGGIGGGIGSGIGGGFGGGSGGGFGGGSGGGFGGGSGGGFGGGIGGGGDGGFGGGFGGGFGGGTTTIQKHIYVHVPPPEPEEFRPQRPISVGQAQKHYKIIFIKAPSAPAPTAPVIPLQPQNEEKTLVYVLVKKPEEGPEISIPTAAPTQPSKPEVYFIRYKTQKTAGGGTGFGGGSGIGGGIGGGIGGGIGGGIGGGIGGGIGGGIGGGDGIGGGIGGGIGGGHGGGIGSGIGGGIGGGIGGGSGGGISSSYGPPGKSGPY, from the exons ATGAGACCGTTTGTG TTATTATCCACCTTGATGGCTCTTGCCAGTGCCAGACCTGAGGCAGGTTACAGTTACAGCCCACCCTCCGGCTCCTACGGAGCTCCATCTGGTGGCGGTGGAGGCTTTGGAGGCGGAATTGGGGGTGGACACGGAGGCGGTG GCATAAGCGGAGGTAGCGGATTTGGTGGTGGTGGCGGATTCGGTGGCGGCGGCCACGGAGGTGGCGGAATCGGAGGAGGCGGTATCGGAGGAGGCGGTATCGGAGGTGGTATCGGAAGCGGAATTGGAGGTGGATTTGGCGGTGGATCCGGAGGCGGATTTGGCGGTGGATCCGGAGGCGGATTTGGCGGTGGATCCGGAGGAG gCTTCGGAGGTGGAATTGGAGGCGGCGGTGACGGTGGATTCGGAGGTGGATTCGGAGGCGGTTTCGGAGGTGGCACCACTACCATCCAGAAGCACATCTACGTCCACGTACCCCCACCAGAACCTGAAGAATTCAGACCTCAAAGACCAATCTCCGTTGGACAAGCTCAGAAACATTACAAAATCATCTTCATTAAGGCCCCAAGCGCACCTGCCCCAACTGCTCCAGTAATCCCACTACAACCACAAAACGAAGAGAAGACCTTGGTCTACGTTTTGGTCAAGAAACCAGAGGAAGGACCCGAAATCAGCATTCCTACTGCTGCACCAACACAACCCAGCAAACCAGAAGTATACTTCATCAGATACAAGACCCAG AAAACCGCTGGCGGTGGAACTGGATTCGGAGGTGGAAGCGGTATTGGCGGTGGCATTGGAGGCGGTATTGGAGGTGGTATTGGAGGTGGTATTGGAGGAGGAATCGGCGGAGGAATCGGCGGAGGAATCGGAGGAG gtGATGGTATTGGAGGAGGCATCGGAGGTGGAATCGGAGGCGGTCACGGAGGCGGAATTGGAAGCGGCATCGGAGGAGGTATCGGAGGTGGAATCGGCGGTGGATCCGGTGGTGGTATTTCATCCAGCTACGGCCCACCAGGCAAATCCGGTCCATACTAA